The following nucleotide sequence is from Antennarius striatus isolate MH-2024 unplaced genomic scaffold, ASM4005453v1 scaffold_42, whole genome shotgun sequence.
tatgtatatctttgtattttatgtggTAAAGATTTGTACCCAATACCCTGATTCCTGCATATCTTTAAGTGTATCTTATAAAgtgtatacaatatatatacatatattatgtatatctttgtattttatgtggTAAAGATTTGTACCCAATACCCTGATTCCTGCATATCTTTAAGTGTATCTTATAAAgtgtatacaatatatatacatatattatgtatatctttgtattttatgtggTAAAGATTTGTACCCAATACCCTGATTCCTGCATATCTTTAAGTGTATCTTATAAAgtgtatacaatatatatacatatattatgtatatctttgtattttatgtggTAAAGATTTGTACCCAATACCCTGATTCCTGCATATCTTTAAGTGTATCTTATAAAgtgtatacaatatatatacatatattatgtatatctttgtattttatgtggTAAAGATTTGTACCCAATACCCTGATTCCTGCATATCTTTAAGTGTATCTTATAAAgtgtatacaatatatatacatatattatgtatatCTTTGTATCTGTAAATACGCccatttttgggggggggtagggggggggtaATTGCAATCTTAATATATTAAGGTTGTTTTCACTTATGTATGCTCTTGATATAATTGATGTGATTCTTGTTTGAAGTTTTAAAGCATGTGTACACTTGTTTAAATGCAAGAAATATGTTCAACCTTATGATTTTAATCTTAGCTCTGCActgtgaaatgtaaatgaaaggaaaccaaaaaaaaaataccagtGATCCTCTAGAAAGAATGCTCGGCATGTGGGGTGTTCCCGCTAGTGTATGCCACCATTAACTTATGCCACTTTAAATCAATTATAGGGGTTTATTAATTTATGACCCTGAAATAGGAACCAAATGCCAGGAATAGATAATTCAGTGAAACCCCCACATTAATTGTCCTTGACCATCAATAACCATGTGTCTTTATTTGTGCTGGTTGCTGGTCTCTTACTGCGCATTGTAATTTAAATGCTATTATAGGGGTTTATGGTTGGGTTTACTCAATTCAATAtttattgagttttatttttgagttttaatgcATGAACTTTGAAATGTACTGTGTATGTATGTCACATTTTTAGTTCTTATTATCAGTTTGTACATATCTCAACTTGGTGCAAAGAGATTAATGGTGTTAATACATATATGTATTAACACCATAACAGATTTGGTGCAAAGAGATTAATGGTGTTAATACATATATGTATTAACACCATAACAGATTTGGTGCAAAGAGATTAATGGTGTTAATACATATATGTATTAACACCATAACAGATTTGGTGCAAAGAGATTAATGGTGTTAATACATATATGTATTAACACCATAACAGATTTGGTGCAAAAAATAGTTTAGTGTAGAATGCCAGTTTTGGGGACTGGTGGTGGGGGTTAGAGTCCCCCTTTTTTGAGCATTGAGGGGGATTTGAACCCCCGACCTACAGTTTACAAGACTATTGCTATGAACTAAGCTATCAATGCCTAACGTTTGTTAAGGATTTTGTTATCCAGTCAGCCGGAGAGTGGTATAAGAACAAGAAAAATAGTGAAATATAGGAAAGAGGCTACTTGTCCAATAATGGTGAAAGGGTGCTCTACGGGTATGCCCCCAATTCAGGTGAGGACTAAAACGTTTGCGACTAGGAGTCAGAATAAAGGTTGACCTGTAGGTCGGAAGGTTATTGCTCGTTGCTCGCAAGTGTGAAGAAATGGGACGATCATAAGGACTAAAATGGAAGCAAGAAGTGCTATTACTCCCCCCAGCTTGTTTGGAATCGACCGCAAGATTGCATAAGCAAACAAAAAGTATCATTCTGGTTTAATGTGTGGTGGGGTAACAAGTGGGTTTGCAGGCGTAAAATTGTCCGGGTCTCCAAGTAAATTTGGGTTGAATAGAGCAAGGGTTACTAGtgatattaaaataatgataaagcCTAGTAGATCTTTGTAGCTAAAGTATGGGTGAAATGGAACCTTGTCAGCATTAGAGTTTAAACCTAGCGGGTTATTGGAACCTGTTTCATGCAAGAATAGTAGGTGGACCAGGGTGGCGGCTACAAGTACAAATGGGAATAAAAAATGGAATGCGAAGAAGCGAGTAAGCGTGGCATTGTCTACTGAAAAGCCTCCTCAGATCCATTGGACAAGAGTGGTCCCAATATAGGGGATAGCAGATAAAAGGTTTGTAATAACGGTAGCACCTCAGAACGATATTTGCCCTCAGGGTAAAACGTATCCGACGAAAGCTGTTATTATCACAAGAAGAAGGAGAATTACTCCAATATTTCAAGTTTGTTTGTTAAGGTACGATCCGTAGTAAAGGCCTCGTCCAATGTGTAGGTAGatacagatgaagaaaaaggatGCGCCGTTTGCGTGTAGGTTGCGAATAAGTCAGCCGTAATTTACGTCTCGACAGATGTGTACAACGGATGAAAAGGCAGCGTCAATACTAGGGGCATAATGTATCGCTAAAAATAGGCCAGTTAGGATCTGGGTAGCAAGGCAGAGACCAAGGAGGGAGCCAAAATTTCATCAGACCGAAATATTGAGAGGGGTAGGGAGATCGATGATAGCATTATTAACAATCTTAAAAATAGGATGGGTTTTTCGGAGGCTTGTCATTAAGGTTTTTATAGTTAAATTATAACGGTAATTTTTCAAGTTACAGGTCCTGGTTGAACTCCTGGTAAAAATTATGACACTTAcaatgtttcttcttttttttgggtggaTGCTTGGGTCAATTATTGTGTCTTCTAACCCTTCTCCTTACTTTGCTGCATTTGGTCTGGTACTTTCTTCAGGCCTGGGATGTGCAATTTTAGCAGGCTTAGGCGGCCCTTTTTTATCTCTTATTTTGTTTCTAGTCTATTTAGGGGGAATGTTAGTTGTGTTTGCATATACTGCAGCACTAGCAGCTGAGCCTTATCCTGAAGGTTTAGGTAGTATTTTTGTCCTaccttgtattttcttttattctattGTGTTTCTAGCAgcttattattttttgtttgggaGCGATCTTGAAGTTTTGCTTTTGGGAGTGGAGGAGGTCGGAATGGGGCTTGTCTGAGGAGGTGATGCTCCCGGCGTTGGTTTTATGTATTCTTTGGGTGGAGGTTTGTTGGTTATAAGTGCCTGGGCCTTATTAATAACCTTATTGATTGTCCTTGAATTAACGCGTGGGGGAGGTCGTGGGGGATTTCGTGCACTCTAGTTTGGAATATTAGGAAAGCTAGTGTAAGGGTGAGGGTAAGGGAGAATATAGTCACGTAGGTTTTGATTATACCTTGTTGGGTGTCGTTGGTGGCTGTAATTATAGGAAGGTTTAGGGCAATTGTTGCCTTTGGGCCAATTTTTTCTAACCATGCTAGATCGACCATCTGGGTTGCAATTTTCTGACCTAATATAAGGGTTAGGTTTGGTATGATTCGGTGTATGATTGTTGGAAAGAATCCCAGGAGATTGGAGAAGTTGTGTGTTGGTTGAGTGGGGATTGGTTTTAGCTGTTTGTTGGTTATTGATGCAAGTTCTAATGCTGCTAAGAGGCCTATAATTGTCACTAAAAGCGCAGCTAATTTAGCAATAAAGGTTATTGTAAGAATCGGTGTCTTAAGTGGGGTAACATTCAAGTTGATGATAAAGCCTGCAATGATGCTTCCTCAGGCTAGGCGCTTGATTGGTTTAATTATTAAGGGGCTGTTTTCATTGATAGGGCTTAGCGGGTTAAATCGAGGGTGTTTCATTGATACGAAGAAAATAATTCGAAGGCTGTAAACAGCAGTGAAAGAAGTGGCTAGTAGAGTTAAAGTTAGTGCTCATGCGTTTAAATAAGATGTGTTAAGTGCTTCAATAATAGGGTCTTTAGAAAAGAACCCGGTTAAAAAGGGGGTCCCCGTGAGAGCCAAGCTTCCAATTATGAGGGAGGATGTTGTGAAGGGTGTGGTACTGAAAGTGCCCCCCATTTTTCGAATGTCTTGCTCATTGTTTAAGCTGTGAATTAGTGAGCCCGAGCAGAGGAATAGTATAGCCTTGAAGAAGGCGTGTGTACAGATGTGTAGGAATGCTAGTTCCGGTTGGTTAAGTCcaattgttactattattagaCCTAGTTGGCTTGATGTTGAGAAagcaatgatttttttaatatcattttgGGTGAGGGCGCATGTTGCTGTAAAGAAGGTGGTAAGGGCCCCTAGGCATAGGCAGACGGTTAAAATAGTTTGATTATTCTCCATCAGTGGGTTTATTCGAATTAGTAAGAAAATTCCTGCAACAACCATTGTACTTGAGTGAAGTAGTGCAGAAACAGGGGTTGGGCCCTCCATTGCCGAAGGGAGTCAAGGGTGGAGGCCAAATTGGGCTGATTTTCCACTTGCGGCAAGCACTAGGCCGAATAAGGGAAGTGTAAGGTCGTAGTTTTTAGCGCTTGTAAACATTTCTTGTAATTCTCAGGAGTTTAAGTTTGTTGCCAGTCATGCTATAGTCAGGATAAGACCAATATCACCAATTCGGTTATAAACCACCGCCTGAAGAGCTGCAGTGTTTGCGTCTGCTCGGCCTGTTCACCAGCTAATGAGTAAGAAAGATATAATCCCAACCCCTTCTCAGCCAATAAAGAGTTGAAACATATTGCCGGCAGTGGTCAGCACAATTATAGAGATTAGAAAGATTagtaagtatttaaaaaaacggTCAATGTATGGGTCGTTTTTTATATATCAAGAAGCGAAGTCAAGAATAGACCAGGTGACAAATAGTGCAATGGGAGAAAAAATGATTGAGTAATTATCTACTTTAAAGCTTACGGTGATAGTAAGTGTGTGTAGCTCTATTCAAATCCAGGTTGTTGTAATCGCTTGTGCTCCCTcattgataaataaaaataaagctaagCTTGTTACTATGAGTGCAGATTTAACTGCTTTTTTTACTTGAAGCATGGTATGACCATCAGATTTTGAAGAATAAAAAGCTAGTATTAATAATGGCCGAGTAAGAAGGATTAAGGAAATGATAAAGCTAGAGGTGATTAAATTTGCATTTGAAATCATAGCTTTTGCTTGGATTTGCACCAAGAGTTTTTGGATCCTAAGACCAAGGGATAAGCTGTTATCCTTCAAAAGCGAGGTCGAACGAGCCCTAGAATCCAACTAGGGTACCAAAACTTAGCAGGTTTTTTAGCTGCAAGCCTCATTCCAGCTGACAAAGGGAGTTTAACCCTTATCTCTAGAATCACAATCTAGTGTTTTTTAAACTATGTCGGCGGCTAATTTCAAATTAACTCTGGCTTTAGCGTTAGTaggaggagtgggaggaggTGAAGGGCTAGCAGCAGGTGCTCTCGGGTGTAGGTTGGCTCTAAGGCTAGGATGTGAGGGGGTGTTGGGCCCCGTTGAGTAAGCAGGAATATATAAAGTGAGTAGGCAGCAGTGATAAGTGTTGCTGCTCCTGTTAGGATAATAGATCATGTTGATCATTTAAATAGTGTTACGATTAGTAGCAATTCTCCAACAAGGTTCGGGAGGGGTGGTAGGGCTAAGTTAGCTAAACTGGCAATTAGTCATCATGTCCCTATAAGGGGAAGAATTAGTTGGGCCCCTCGAATTAAGATGATTGTTCGGCTGTGGGTTCGTTCATAGTTGGTATTCGCTAGGCAAAAAAGGGCGGAGGAGGTAAGTCCATGTGCAACTATTAAAGTAAGTGCTCCTAGGTAACCTCAAGTTGTTTGTGTTAAGATTCCTGCGATTACAAGTCCTATGTGGGCTACTGAGGAGTAGGCAATTAATGATTTAAGGTCTGTTTGTCGTAAACAGATTGAGGCTGTTATAATAAGTCCTCAGAGGGCAAGGATAATAAAAGGGTAGCTTAAGTCTTTTGTTAAAGGTGTTAATAGTATTGTGATTCGTATTATTCCGTATCCCCCGAGCTTTAAGAGTACGGCAGCTAGAATTATGGATCCTGCTACAGGGGCTTCAACATGAGCTTTCGGTAATCAGAGGTGTACTCCATATAGTGGTATTTTTACTAGAAGCGCTACTAAACAGCCGACTCATAGAGCTTTATTACTATAAGTGCTATCGAGATTGAAGTGGTTAAAAGATAGGGTTAAGAGTGATAAAGTGCCTGTTGAGTTTTGAAGCACTATAAGTGAGACCAGTAAAGGCAGTGATCCTGCTagagtgtaaaataaaaagtatgtGCCTGCATTTAACCGCTCTGCTTGATTACCTCAACGAGTAATTATGGCCAAGGTTGGGATAAGGGTGGCTTCAAATATGAGGTAAAATATTATTAGCTCTGTGGCACTAAAGGCAAGGATTAGTAGGGCCTGCAATGTGGTTAGTAGTAAAAGGAATATTCGTTGACGTTCAGCTGGTTCTAAGCTTATATGGCCTCGACTGGCTAAAATTATTAAAGGAAGAAGTCAGCATGTGAGGACTAGAAGGGGCCCAGAGATATAGTCGACTGCTATATAGGAGtttatgtgtgttcatgtagttTCTGAAGAATGTTTAAGTCAAAGTAGGCTTATTGTGGCTAAAAGAAGGCCGTAGGTTATAGTGGCAGATCATGCTTGGCGTAAGGGAGAAAATCAAATAGTGGGTGTTAATATTAATGTGGGGATAAGGATTTTTAGCATTGTAAAAGATTAAAAGTTTGGATACGATCTGAACCGTGTGTTCGGGTAGAGGCCACTAATAAAGCTAATCCTACGCTAGCTTCGCAGGCAGATAGGGCTAATATGAATATTGGGGGGGTAGAGAAGTTGAAGCTCCCTAGTTGTAATATTCATAATGAGAGTCCTATGAATAGGGAAAGTATTATACTCTCTAAACAAAGAAGTGCTGATAGCAGGTGGACTCGGTTAACTGTTAGGCCTAGCATGCCGAAGGCAAAGGCAGAGGAAATAGCAAATAAGGGCAAAGTCATGATGAAAGTCTCGGGCTTATGTCGAGGATCTCTTGAGTCGAAATCAAGTATTTTTCTAAACTAACTTTCATATTCCGCTCATTCTAAGCCTCCTTGTAGTCATTCGTAAATTAGACCAAGGGTTAAAAGGATTAGAATTGAGGATATAAGTATAAATGCATAGACTGGGGATGCTACTTGGGCCCCTCATGGCAAGGGTATAAGTAAGACGATTTCTAAAtcgaaaagaagaaataaaatagcGATTAGGAAAAACCGTATTGAGAAAGGCAGGCGGGCAGACCCCGTCGGGTCAAATCCGCATTCGTAGGGGGAGAGCTTTTCATGGCTTGGGGTTAATTGTGGGAGCCAGAATGAGACTAGGATAAATAGAGTCGAAAGGGCTGCGGCGATGGCTATGTTTGTTGTTAGTAGGCTCACTATCTTTCCTCGGGTTTAAACCAAGACCTGGTGGTTGGAAGCCACTTATACTTATTTGTTACTAGAAAGATTATGAACCTCATCAGTAGATAGAGATGTATAAGAATAATCAGACAACATCAACGAAGTGTCAGTATCAAGCAGCTGCTTCAAATCCGAAGTGGTGCTGAGAGGTGAAGTGGTGATAAATTTGTCGGAGGAGGCATACAGCTAGGAAAGTGGTTCCAATAATAACATGTAATCCATGGAAACCGGTAGCCACGAAGAAGGTGGAGCCGTAGACACTGTCTGCGATCGTGAAGGGGGCCTCGTAATATTCTATAGCTTGAAGTGCTGTAAAATAGAGGCCTAATACTACTGTTAGAAAGAGTGAGTGTATTGTTTGGTTTCGTTGTCCTTGTATTAGACTATGGTGTGCTCAAGTTACTGTGGCCCCGGATGCTAGTAGGACAGCAGTGTTTAGGAGTGGGACTTCAAAAGGGTTTAAAGTTGTAATACCAGTAGGGGGTCAGCAACCTCCTAGTTCAGGGGTTGGTGCTAGGCTGGAGTGGTAGAATGCTCAAAAAAATCCGAGGAAGAAGAATACTTCTGATGTAATAAAAAGAATCATACCGTATCGTAAACCTTTTTGTACGGGGGGCGTATGGTGTCCTTGAAAGGTTGCTTCTCGGACAATATCTCGTCATCATTGATATATTGTaagaaggagaagaataaaCCCAAGAATAATGGGTGTAATTGTGTGGTAGTGGAATCAAATAGCAAGGCCTGATGTTATTAATAAGGCAGCAACTGCGCCTGTAAGGGGTCAAGGACTTGGGTCGACTATATGATAGGGGTGAGTTTGGTGAGCCATTAGATATTCTCTTCTAAGTAAAGAGTTAGGAGTAGGACGAATACATATGCTTGAATTAATGCTACTGCAACTTCTAGTAACGTTAAGAAGACTAGAAGTACTGTAGTTAGTAAAGCTACTGCAGGCATGATTTGGAGGAGTGTCAGGCTGGCTGTAGAGATCAGTTGGATTAGAAGATGGCCAGCCGTAAGGTTTGCCGTTAATCGGACTCCTAAAGCTAATGGTCGAATACAAAGGCTGATAGTCTCGATCATTACAAGGGCCGGGATAAGGGGGGTTGGGGTTCCTTGGGGTAAAAGGTGGGCGAGGGTTGGGTTTGGTTGGTACCATATTCCAAGGATTAAGGTCATTAGTCAAAGTGGTATTGCCAAAGATAGGTTAATTGATAGTTGGGTGGTTGGTGTAAATGTATATGGTAATAGTCCTAAGGTATTAAGCGAAATGAGATAGATAAGCAGAGCAATTAGTAAGGCTGCTCATTTATGACCTTCTGCTTTTAATGGGTTAAATAAATTATGAGTTGCCTTTATTATAAGTCATTGTTGAAGTGTGAGAGTTCGGTTGCTTAATCACTTAGGCGATTGGAGGAGAAAAATAATGTGCGGGAAGATAAGGGCCGGGATAATCAGAGGAATCCCTAGGTATTCTGAGGGTGAAAACTGGTCAAAGTAGCTTAGtaccatttaatttttaatttttaaattcaaattatcTTTAAGTGACTTTGCATTGGGGTGGTGTGGGTGAttggtttttaaaatgtttgggaATGTAAGTAACGAGAAGATTACTCACATGCTTAAAAGTAGTAAGAATCATGGTCGAGGGTTAAGTTGTGGCATGTAACCAAGAGTTGGTAATTTAACTATCTTGAGCGAtctcatatattttatttcttggAGTAGTCGGGGCTGGCGACTATTACATTCACTGGGGGTGATTGAAGTCACCAGTCTTTAGCTTAAAAGGCTAACGCTTTGGTCGATTTAGCTACCCAGTGATGCGTCTTGAAGTATTATAGTGTATCAATTTTCGAAGTGTTCAAGGGGAACTGCTTCTACTACAATAGGTATAAAGCTATGGTTAGCTCCGCAGATTTCGGAGCATTGACCATAAAATACACCTGGTCGAGATACAGTAAAAGCTGTTTGATTTAGTCGTCCCGGGACGGCATCTATTTTAACACCAAGGGCTGGGACTGCTCAGGAATGTAGAACATCTTCTGCAGAAACAAGAACTCGCATAGGGCTTCCAATAGGTGTAACTATTCGATGGTCCACCTCTAAAAGGCGGAATTGACCTGGCAGGAGGTCAGATGTAGGAATCATGTAGGAGTCAAATTCAAGCGCTACGTAGTCAGAGTACTCATAGGTTCAGTATCATTGGTGTCCAATGGCTTTAATAGTAAGATGTGGTTTATTAATTTCATCTATTAGGTAAAGGATGCGAAGAGATGGTAGGGCAATAAGGGTGAGGGTTATTGCAGGTAAAATAGTTCAGATTGTTTCAATTAGTTGTGAgtctgtaatgtttttattgtaaagTTTGGTGTAAGTAGTAACTACTATTATATACGTGACTAGAACGCTAATAAGAAGAATAATTATTAGGGCGTGGTCATGAAAGTGTAAGAGTTCTTCTATAATGGGGGAAGCTGCGTCTTGAAAGCCTAGCTGTGTGGAATATGCCATGTATTTTAAGAGTGCGCGGGGATTTAACCTGCAGTTTTGTCTTGACACGACAGTGTATTACCGATTATACTAGTACTCTGAAGAAAGTGGCAGAATGGTTATGCGGCTGGCTTGAAACCAGTTGATGGGGGTTCGATTCCTCTCTTTCTCGAATTATTTTGTTTGGACAAGTACGAATGCAGGCTCTTCGAATGTATGGTGTGGTGGAGGG
It contains:
- the LOC137592023 gene encoding LOW QUALITY PROTEIN: ATP synthase subunit a-like (The sequence of the model RefSeq protein was modified relative to this genomic sequence to represent the inferred CDS: substituted 4 bases at 4 genomic stop codons) encodes the protein MVLSYFDQFSPSEYLGIPLIIPALIFPHIIFLLQSPKXLSNRTLTLQQXLIIKATHNLFNPLKAEGHKXAALLIALLIYLISLNTLGLLPYTFTPTTQLSINLSLAIPLXLMTLILGIWYQPNPTLAHLLPQGTPTPLIPALVMIETISLCIRPLALGVRLTANLTAGHLLIQLISTASLTLLQIMPAVALLTTVLLVFLTLLEVAVALIQAYVFVLLLTLYLEENI